One Luteibacter sp. 9135 DNA segment encodes these proteins:
- a CDS encoding IclR family transcriptional regulator: MPPADSPKYRAPALDKGLDILELLARATQPLSIAEISEGVGRSRGEIFRMLQVLEERDYIARPDGEGAYSLTPRLFRLGMEQPPVRNLIETAMPVMHRLADGIDQSCHLVVPSQEQIVVIARVDPPGETGLVVRVGHRRPMSHSASGYVLLAWQTDDTRERWLRTMAAHDPALDRARVDATVAKVRAAGLARIASEVVDGVTDLSAPIIEGNHAVCALTVPFIERRGARIDITATARLLADAAAEVSRELSHGVPGL, translated from the coding sequence ATGCCCCCTGCCGATTCGCCGAAGTATCGCGCCCCTGCCCTGGACAAGGGCCTCGACATCCTCGAACTGCTCGCCCGTGCGACCCAGCCGTTATCCATCGCCGAGATTTCCGAAGGCGTGGGACGCTCGCGCGGCGAGATCTTCCGCATGCTCCAGGTGCTCGAGGAACGCGACTATATCGCCCGACCCGACGGCGAAGGAGCCTACTCGCTCACGCCGCGCCTGTTCCGGCTGGGCATGGAACAACCGCCGGTCAGGAACCTGATCGAAACCGCGATGCCGGTGATGCACCGGCTGGCCGACGGCATCGACCAGTCGTGCCATCTCGTGGTGCCCTCGCAAGAGCAGATCGTGGTGATCGCGCGAGTCGATCCCCCCGGCGAGACCGGACTGGTGGTACGCGTGGGCCATCGTCGCCCCATGTCGCATTCCGCATCGGGCTATGTGCTGCTGGCCTGGCAGACCGACGACACCCGCGAGCGCTGGCTGCGTACCATGGCCGCGCACGATCCGGCGCTGGACCGTGCGCGTGTGGACGCGACGGTGGCGAAAGTACGCGCCGCGGGCCTGGCCCGCATCGCCAGCGAAGTGGTGGATGGTGTCACCGATCTCTCGGCACCGATCATCGAAGGCAACCATGCGGTATGCGCACTCACGGTGCCCTTCATCGAGCGGCGCGGCGCGAGGATCGACATCACGGCCACCGCCCGCCTGCTGGCGGACGCCGCGGCCGAGGTTTCACGCGAGCTGTCGCACGGCGTGCCGGGACTCTAG
- the fucP gene encoding L-fucose:H+ symporter permease, which yields MQQHTPITATPTRALARAPLFPLVLIVSLFFLWGVANNLNDVLVAQFKKAFTLSDFDAGLVQSAFYLGYFLVALPAGMFMRRFGYKPAVVFGLLLYGAGALLFWPAAATATYGTFLVGLFVIAAGLAFLETSANPYVTLLGPRESAASRLNLAQAFNPLGSITGVLIGQHFIFSGVERSPEQLAAMDAAAHLAYMKSEAAAVQMPYLVIGLGVIAWAALIAITRFPRTSVDASESAGPVDRGVLGRLLRDGRFMSAVVAQFFYVGAQVAVFSYMIRYAQATMPGTMDKAAANYITAALLCFMAGRFAGAAIMKYLRPAHVLRTFALTNVVLAAVAAFVPGHVGIYALVASSFFMSIMYPTIFALGVEGRGDTERKFGASLLVMAIVGGAVVTAVMGATSDRLGIAHAMLVPMLCFVAIFLFAWRRTAARGVVA from the coding sequence ATGCAGCAGCACACGCCGATCACGGCGACCCCGACGCGCGCCCTGGCGCGAGCCCCGCTGTTCCCGCTCGTGCTGATCGTCAGCCTGTTCTTTCTCTGGGGCGTGGCCAACAACCTCAACGATGTGCTGGTGGCCCAGTTCAAGAAAGCGTTCACGCTATCCGACTTCGATGCCGGCCTGGTGCAGAGCGCCTTCTATCTCGGCTATTTCCTCGTGGCGCTGCCGGCCGGCATGTTCATGCGGCGCTTCGGCTATAAACCGGCCGTGGTGTTCGGCTTGCTGCTGTACGGCGCCGGCGCCTTGCTGTTCTGGCCCGCCGCGGCCACGGCCACCTACGGCACCTTCCTTGTCGGCCTGTTCGTGATCGCCGCCGGGCTGGCCTTCCTGGAAACCTCCGCCAATCCCTACGTGACGCTGCTGGGCCCACGCGAGTCGGCCGCCTCCCGGCTCAACCTCGCGCAGGCATTCAATCCACTGGGTTCGATCACCGGTGTGCTGATCGGGCAGCACTTCATCTTCAGCGGCGTGGAACGCTCGCCCGAGCAGTTGGCCGCCATGGATGCCGCGGCGCACCTGGCCTACATGAAGAGCGAAGCGGCGGCCGTGCAGATGCCCTACCTGGTGATCGGGCTGGGTGTCATCGCCTGGGCGGCGCTCATCGCCATCACCCGTTTCCCGCGCACCTCGGTCGACGCATCGGAGTCGGCAGGACCGGTGGATCGCGGTGTGCTCGGTCGCCTGCTGCGTGACGGTCGCTTCATGTCGGCCGTGGTCGCCCAGTTCTTCTACGTCGGTGCCCAGGTGGCCGTCTTCAGCTACATGATCCGCTATGCCCAGGCCACCATGCCGGGCACCATGGACAAGGCGGCGGCCAACTACATCACCGCCGCGCTGTTGTGCTTCATGGCGGGGCGCTTTGCCGGCGCCGCCATCATGAAGTACCTGCGTCCGGCGCATGTGCTGCGCACGTTCGCGCTGACCAACGTGGTGCTGGCGGCGGTGGCTGCCTTCGTGCCCGGCCACGTCGGCATCTACGCGCTGGTGGCTTCCAGTTTCTTCATGTCGATCATGTACCCGACCATCTTCGCGCTGGGCGTGGAGGGCCGTGGCGACACGGAACGCAAGTTCGGCGCTTCGTTGCTGGTCATGGCCATCGTCGGCGGTGCCGTGGTCACGGCCGTCATGGGCGCCACGTCGGATCGCCTGGGCATCGCCCACGCCATGCTGGTGCCGATGCTGTGCTTCGTCGCCATCTTCCTGTTCGCCTGGCGGCGCACGGCGGCCAGGGGCGTGGTCGCATGA
- a CDS encoding L-rhamnose mutarotase, protein MNWQCLALDLHDDPASIAEYERWHRAEFIWPEVVASIRTAGILDMQIFRTGNRLVMLMRVGPDFDGAAKAAADAASERVQAWEALMSTFQQPLPWAAAGQKWVPMHRIFDLAACAAS, encoded by the coding sequence ATGAACTGGCAATGCCTCGCGCTGGACCTGCACGACGATCCCGCGTCGATCGCCGAATACGAGCGCTGGCACCGGGCCGAATTCATCTGGCCCGAAGTGGTGGCGTCCATCCGCACGGCCGGCATCCTCGACATGCAGATCTTCCGCACGGGCAACCGGCTGGTGATGCTAATGCGTGTCGGGCCGGATTTCGATGGCGCGGCGAAGGCCGCGGCCGATGCCGCCAGCGAGCGCGTGCAAGCGTGGGAAGCGCTGATGTCGACGTTCCAGCAGCCGCTACCGTGGGCCGCTGCGGGGCAGAAATGGGTGCCTATGCACCGTATCTTCGACCTGGCGGCCTGCGCGGCTAGCTGA
- a CDS encoding enolase C-terminal domain-like protein produces the protein MVNITALDTYDVRFPTSLDHDGSDAMNPDPDYSAAYVVIRTDSPDGLAGYGLVFTIGRGNDVQTAALAALEPMVVGRPLDSVIDHLGDFARELNGDSQLRWLGPEKGVMHMAIGAVINAAWDLASRRAGKPLWRFIADMSPEQIIAQIDFRYLTDAMTPEQALAILREAEPHKQARIAQLESEGYPAYTTSPGWLGYSDAKMQRLARQAVADGFRTIKLKVGLHLEDDIRRCRLARETVGPDIAIAVDANQRWDVGTAIDWLKPLESVGLAWVEEPTSPDDVLGHAAIRRAVAPTPISTGEHGQNRVLFKQLLQAEAVDLIQIDAARVGGVNDNLAILLLAAHFGVRVFPHAGGVGLCELVQHLAMADFVAITGKKEDRAIEFVDHLHEHFVDPVRIEKGRYRAPSAPGFSAQMHTSSVRDHLFPDGIVWRSLPLVAGA, from the coding sequence ATGGTGAATATCACGGCGCTGGACACGTACGATGTCCGCTTTCCGACCTCGCTGGACCACGACGGCTCCGATGCGATGAACCCCGACCCCGACTACTCGGCGGCCTATGTGGTTATCCGCACCGACAGCCCCGATGGCCTGGCAGGCTATGGGCTGGTGTTCACCATCGGCCGCGGCAACGACGTGCAGACGGCGGCGCTGGCGGCGCTTGAACCGATGGTGGTGGGACGCCCGCTGGACAGCGTGATCGATCACCTGGGCGACTTCGCGCGCGAACTCAACGGCGATTCGCAGCTGCGCTGGCTGGGCCCCGAGAAAGGCGTGATGCACATGGCCATCGGCGCGGTGATCAACGCCGCCTGGGACCTCGCCTCGCGCCGTGCGGGCAAGCCGCTGTGGCGTTTCATCGCCGACATGAGCCCCGAACAGATCATCGCGCAGATCGACTTCCGCTACCTCACCGATGCGATGACGCCCGAGCAGGCGCTGGCGATCCTGCGTGAGGCCGAGCCGCACAAGCAGGCGCGCATCGCGCAACTGGAAAGCGAAGGCTATCCGGCCTACACCACCTCGCCCGGCTGGCTCGGCTACAGCGACGCCAAGATGCAGCGCCTGGCACGCCAGGCGGTGGCCGACGGTTTCCGCACCATCAAGCTGAAAGTGGGCCTGCACCTCGAAGACGATATCCGCCGTTGCCGGCTCGCCCGCGAGACGGTCGGCCCCGACATCGCCATCGCCGTGGACGCCAACCAGCGCTGGGACGTAGGCACCGCCATCGACTGGCTGAAGCCACTGGAAAGCGTGGGCCTGGCCTGGGTGGAAGAACCCACCAGCCCCGACGACGTACTCGGTCACGCGGCCATCCGCCGTGCCGTGGCACCCACGCCGATCTCCACCGGCGAGCACGGCCAGAACCGCGTGCTGTTCAAGCAGCTGCTGCAGGCCGAGGCCGTCGACCTGATCCAGATCGACGCCGCGCGCGTGGGCGGGGTCAACGACAACCTGGCGATCCTGCTGCTGGCGGCGCATTTCGGTGTGCGTGTCTTTCCGCATGCCGGCGGCGTGGGCCTGTGCGAACTGGTGCAGCACCTGGCCATGGCGGATTTCGTGGCCATCACGGGCAAGAAGGAAGATCGCGCCATCGAGTTCGTCGACCACCTGCACGAGCACTTCGTCGATCCGGTGCGCATCGAGAAGGGCCGCTATCGTGCGCCGTCCGCGCCAGGGTTTTCCGCGCAGATGCACACGAGCTCGGTGCGCGACCACCTGTTTCCCGATGGGATCGTGTGGCGTAGCCTGCCGCTCGTCGCGGGCGCCTGA
- a CDS encoding fumarylacetoacetate hydrolase family protein, with protein sequence MKLVRYGQPGHEKPGMIDIDGRLRDLTGIVGELAGETLGNASLARLAAIEPTSLPLVPGEPRFGTPVAGIGKMICVGMNYAEHAAETGAPVPEQPVLFMKATSAIGGANDTVVIPRDSVKTDWEVELGVIIGEVARDVSPEDALHHVAGYAVINDLSEREFQLEHGGQWVKGKSCDTFGPIGPWLVTRDEVADPQNLSLWLEVNGHRYQHGNTRTMVYGVAYLVSYISRYMTLMPGDVISTGTPAGVGLGLKPPTYLKPGDVIELSIEGLGRQRQDVVAHPGRHP encoded by the coding sequence ATGAAACTCGTACGCTATGGACAACCCGGGCACGAAAAACCCGGCATGATCGATATCGACGGCCGGCTGCGCGACCTGACGGGCATTGTCGGCGAACTTGCCGGCGAGACGCTGGGCAACGCGTCCCTTGCACGTCTGGCCGCCATCGAGCCCACGTCCCTGCCCCTCGTCCCGGGCGAGCCGCGCTTCGGTACGCCTGTGGCAGGCATCGGCAAGATGATCTGCGTCGGCATGAACTACGCGGAACACGCCGCCGAAACCGGCGCGCCGGTACCCGAGCAGCCCGTGCTCTTCATGAAGGCCACCAGCGCGATCGGCGGCGCGAACGATACGGTGGTGATCCCCCGCGACTCGGTCAAGACCGACTGGGAAGTGGAGCTGGGCGTGATCATCGGCGAGGTGGCACGCGATGTCTCGCCCGAGGATGCCCTGCATCACGTCGCCGGGTACGCCGTCATCAACGACCTGTCCGAGCGTGAGTTCCAGCTGGAGCACGGCGGGCAGTGGGTGAAGGGCAAGAGCTGCGACACGTTCGGCCCGATCGGCCCCTGGCTGGTCACCCGTGACGAAGTGGCCGATCCACAGAACCTCTCGCTGTGGCTCGAGGTCAACGGCCATCGCTACCAGCACGGCAATACGCGGACGATGGTCTACGGCGTGGCCTACCTGGTCAGTTACATCAGCCGCTACATGACTCTCATGCCGGGCGACGTGATCAGCACCGGCACGCCGGCGGGCGTCGGCCTGGGGCTGAAACCGCCCACCTACCTCAAGCCCGGTGATGTCATCGAGCTGTCCATCGAAGGCCTGGGGCGGCAACGCCAGGACGTCGTGGCGCATCCGGGCCGCCATCCTTGA
- a CDS encoding SDR family oxidoreductase — MTSSARSGRLAGKHALITAAGAGIGRATALAFAAEGATVLATDIDEHGLAGLAAALDEHLAATPSAARGTLRTQRLDVTDASAIVALVADAGPLDILFNCAGYVHAGTLLDTDIDSWRRSFAINVDSMFHTCRAVLPGMLERGGGSILNMASVASSIKGVPNRFAYGTSKAAVIGLTRSIAADYVARGIRCNAICPGTVKTPSLGERVRALGGDEEAAWQGFTQRQPMGRLGDPQEIAALALYLASDESSFTTGTVHVVDGGMSN; from the coding sequence ATGACATCGTCCGCCCGTTCCGGCCGCCTGGCCGGCAAGCACGCCCTGATCACCGCTGCCGGCGCCGGCATCGGCCGCGCCACCGCACTGGCCTTCGCCGCCGAAGGCGCCACCGTGCTGGCCACGGACATCGACGAGCACGGACTGGCCGGACTGGCCGCTGCGCTCGACGAGCACCTCGCCGCCACGCCCTCGGCCGCACGCGGCACGCTGCGTACACAGCGCCTCGATGTGACCGACGCGTCGGCGATCGTCGCGCTCGTCGCCGACGCGGGCCCGCTGGACATCCTGTTCAACTGCGCCGGCTATGTGCATGCCGGCACCCTGCTGGATACGGACATCGACAGCTGGCGCCGCTCGTTCGCGATCAACGTGGACAGCATGTTCCACACGTGCCGTGCGGTGCTCCCGGGCATGCTGGAACGGGGCGGCGGCAGCATCCTCAACATGGCCTCGGTCGCGTCCAGCATCAAAGGCGTGCCCAATCGCTTCGCCTACGGCACCAGTAAGGCGGCCGTGATCGGCCTCACCCGCTCCATCGCCGCCGACTACGTCGCCCGCGGTATCCGCTGCAACGCGATCTGCCCGGGCACGGTGAAGACGCCGTCGCTCGGCGAGCGCGTGCGGGCGCTGGGTGGTGACGAGGAAGCGGCCTGGCAGGGTTTCACCCAGCGGCAACCGATGGGCCGGCTGGGCGACCCGCAGGAGATCGCCGCGCTGGCCCTGTACCTCGCCTCCGACGAATCGTCGTTCACCACCGGCACCGTCCACGTCGTGGACGGCGGCATGTCGAACTGA
- a CDS encoding amidohydrolase family protein, with product MIVDAHRHYWDPSRLHYGWLANAPPSLQATFLPEDAGAPTDACFLVQAAPDERETRFLFELARARPEVLGVIGWIDMEAADVGARLDWLLADGQGLLCGIRPMVQDIPDVTWLASPGLDRAFDHLRDRDLVFEALVDGRHLRTLSTRLARHPGLRTVIDHAAKPDITGGGFAEWAGAIARLAQMPDVYCKFSGLLDRTGAVADPRALEPYVGHLFETFGASRLIWGSDWPVVTTHATYDAWKTVARACVLRHAPHAESAVFGDNAIALYSAASRSSP from the coding sequence ATGATCGTCGACGCACATCGCCATTACTGGGATCCGTCGCGCCTGCACTACGGCTGGCTGGCCAATGCACCGCCCTCGCTGCAAGCGACCTTCCTTCCCGAGGATGCCGGCGCGCCGACGGATGCCTGCTTCCTCGTCCAGGCTGCACCGGACGAACGCGAGACGCGCTTCCTGTTCGAACTGGCCCGCGCACGGCCCGAGGTGTTGGGCGTGATCGGCTGGATCGACATGGAAGCGGCCGATGTCGGTGCGCGCCTGGACTGGCTGCTCGCGGACGGCCAGGGCCTGCTCTGCGGCATCCGTCCGATGGTGCAGGATATTCCCGATGTCACCTGGCTGGCCTCGCCAGGGCTCGACCGGGCGTTCGATCACCTGCGCGACCGCGACCTGGTCTTCGAGGCCCTGGTCGACGGTCGCCACCTGCGCACGCTGTCGACGCGACTGGCCCGGCACCCGGGCCTGCGCACGGTGATCGACCACGCGGCCAAACCGGACATCACCGGCGGTGGCTTTGCCGAATGGGCCGGCGCCATCGCACGACTGGCACAGATGCCCGACGTGTACTGCAAGTTCTCCGGCCTGCTCGACCGCACCGGTGCCGTCGCGGACCCGCGCGCGCTGGAACCCTACGTCGGCCACCTGTTCGAGACCTTCGGCGCCTCACGCCTCATCTGGGGTAGCGACTGGCCGGTGGTCACCACGCACGCTACCTACGACGCCTGGAAAACCGTGGCCCGCGCCTGCGTGCTGCGTCATGCCCCCCATGCCGAGTCGGCCGTCTTCGGCGACAACGCCATCGCTCTCTACTCCGCCGCATCGAGGTCTTCCCCATGA
- a CDS encoding aldo/keto reductase gives MPLPSASPTATVPPARCATLSSLAFGGAPVGNLYTEVDEAEALRTLRQAWEGGIRHFDTAPYYGFGLSESRIGEALADLPRDSYGLSTKVGRLVEDASGRHGDQDGFAVDGRVARFDYSRDGVRRSFEASLRRLRTDRIDILFLHDIGALTHGPRHAEVLAQALDEALPEMARLRDEGAVGAIGIGVNEEAVCLDVMARFPLDAIMLAGRYTLFEQTASMRVMAKAQADDVAILVAGPYNSGLLGNADHPGATYDYAPASPAVRERAQRFYDVCRRTGADVGAAALHFPLAHPAVASVVCGLRSVAEVDTALRRRATDVPAATWQALIDEGLLAPGVPTP, from the coding sequence ATGCCGCTGCCGTCCGCGAGCCCGACCGCCACTGTGCCGCCCGCCCGTTGCGCCACGCTTTCGTCGCTGGCCTTCGGTGGCGCGCCGGTGGGCAACCTCTACACCGAGGTGGACGAGGCCGAGGCGCTGCGAACCCTCCGGCAGGCGTGGGAGGGTGGCATCCGCCACTTCGATACCGCGCCCTATTACGGCTTCGGCCTCAGCGAAAGCCGTATCGGCGAGGCGCTCGCCGACCTGCCGCGCGACAGCTACGGGCTGTCGACCAAGGTCGGCCGGCTGGTCGAGGATGCTTCCGGCCGCCACGGCGACCAGGACGGCTTTGCCGTGGACGGTCGCGTCGCGCGTTTCGACTACAGCCGCGACGGCGTGCGTCGCAGCTTCGAGGCAAGCCTGCGTCGCCTACGCACCGATCGCATCGATATCCTGTTCCTGCACGACATCGGCGCGCTGACGCATGGCCCGCGGCATGCCGAGGTACTGGCACAGGCCCTGGACGAAGCGCTGCCGGAGATGGCGCGCCTGCGCGACGAAGGCGCGGTCGGCGCCATCGGTATCGGGGTCAACGAGGAAGCTGTCTGCCTCGACGTCATGGCCCGCTTCCCGCTCGATGCGATCATGCTGGCCGGTCGTTACACGCTGTTCGAACAGACCGCCAGCATGCGCGTGATGGCGAAGGCCCAGGCCGACGACGTGGCCATCCTGGTGGCCGGTCCCTACAACTCCGGCCTGCTCGGCAACGCCGACCATCCCGGCGCTACCTACGATTACGCACCGGCGTCGCCCGCCGTACGCGAGCGCGCGCAGCGTTTCTACGACGTGTGCCGGCGCACGGGCGCGGACGTCGGTGCAGCCGCCCTGCACTTCCCGCTGGCCCATCCCGCGGTGGCCAGCGTGGTCTGCGGCCTGCGTTCGGTGGCGGAAGTGGACACCGCGCTGCGGCGTCGCGCCACCGACGTGCCTGCTGCGACATGGCAGGCACTGATCGACGAAGGCCTGCTCGCCCCCGGGGTGCCCACGCCATGA
- a CDS encoding TonB-dependent receptor, protein MTINKTLLCASILCAFAAAAHAQDTTTPAAAPASAPADPNKPDAAKTAQERAAEKQAATLQAVTVTGYRGSLEKAIDIKRNANAVVDAISATDIGKFPDTNAAESLSHLPGITVDRQFGEGEKISVNGTDAALNRVLLNGQTIASGDWGGNPTDTSGRTFNYSLLSPEIIGNMQVYKSPEAHIDEGSIGGTVIIQTRKPLDLPANTLRGSLGYNYNDRSAQGNPRASALWSWKNDDSTLGFLTSVTHDKENLSRAGIEFFGYTTGDKITSNPTVTGDPNYANSKIPVGINSDYFQQTRERNGLQSTLQWRPDDHNEFNLTGLYVKGKYDNFSEARYVCPGCGDLNKLTSITNSNGYITNGVVSPNTGNGQPYAELDANYRKTEVSTKSINLRHDFTGDEWQFTSQVGYTSASGGKDPEYLMKYLLKNGGYNFGYDGRNTSTNYDNGSAANWGLPGSPANSPPGDPTLPGQNQAGGIYYEQTTDRERYAQFDALRDLSWGPINQIEMGVKYTNHFNGTQSRGNRINTTDPVSLTDFDPGSTPSGLYDGLHASGNMTDWATASQSSVVNYLKSQPQGPYTINYPSIFGVAEITKDAYLQLDFESGKWRGNVGVRYVDTKDTSNYYVNNNGGTYSAVSNTTHYYKPLPSLNVAYDLDEDKVLRASIAKVIARPRYGDLAGATSLNGASTGNFTASAGNPDLKPYQSTNFDVSAEWYFAPASLLSVEGFVRKIDSYIVTTTSERSLTDPTTGQTNLYQVTSPVNASNAKVSGLSLIYQQDLGYGFGIQTNYTYSKATTQTQADGGKLNLPYLSKNTVNIIPYYEHGPWSARINYSRRSPYFTQVGRLNSNVFADAYKELDLSASYQVNEWMGVTLSATNLLDSTYYQYADIKYAPIGEYKSGRTYSMTLNFKL, encoded by the coding sequence ATGACCATCAACAAGACCCTGCTGTGCGCCAGCATCCTTTGTGCATTCGCCGCCGCGGCGCACGCCCAGGACACCACGACACCCGCCGCCGCGCCCGCCAGCGCGCCCGCGGACCCGAACAAGCCGGACGCAGCCAAGACCGCCCAGGAACGCGCCGCTGAAAAGCAGGCTGCGACGCTGCAGGCCGTGACCGTTACCGGTTACCGCGGCAGCCTGGAAAAGGCGATCGACATCAAGCGCAACGCCAACGCCGTGGTGGATGCGATCAGCGCGACCGACATCGGCAAGTTCCCGGATACCAACGCGGCCGAGTCGCTGTCGCACCTGCCGGGCATCACGGTGGACCGCCAGTTCGGCGAAGGCGAGAAGATCAGCGTCAACGGCACCGACGCCGCGCTCAACCGCGTGCTGCTGAACGGCCAGACCATCGCCTCGGGCGACTGGGGCGGCAACCCGACCGACACCAGCGGCCGCACGTTCAACTATTCGCTGCTGTCGCCCGAGATCATCGGCAACATGCAGGTGTACAAGTCGCCCGAAGCGCACATCGACGAAGGCAGCATCGGCGGCACGGTCATCATCCAGACGCGCAAGCCGCTGGACCTGCCGGCCAACACGCTGCGCGGCTCGCTCGGCTACAACTACAACGACCGTTCCGCGCAGGGCAACCCGCGCGCCTCGGCGCTGTGGAGCTGGAAGAACGACGACAGCACGCTCGGCTTCCTGACCAGCGTCACGCACGACAAGGAAAACCTGTCGCGCGCCGGTATCGAATTCTTCGGCTACACCACGGGCGACAAGATCACCAGCAACCCCACGGTGACCGGCGACCCGAACTACGCCAATTCGAAGATCCCGGTGGGCATCAACAGCGACTACTTCCAGCAGACCCGTGAGCGCAACGGCCTGCAGTCCACGTTGCAGTGGCGCCCGGACGACCACAACGAATTCAACCTGACGGGCCTGTACGTCAAGGGCAAGTACGACAACTTCAGCGAGGCGCGCTATGTGTGCCCGGGTTGCGGCGACCTCAACAAGCTGACCAGCATCACCAACAGCAACGGCTATATCACCAATGGCGTGGTGTCGCCCAACACCGGTAACGGCCAGCCGTATGCCGAGCTGGATGCCAACTACCGCAAGACGGAAGTCTCCACCAAGAGCATCAACCTGCGCCACGATTTCACCGGCGACGAGTGGCAGTTCACCAGCCAGGTGGGCTACACCAGCGCCAGCGGCGGCAAGGATCCCGAGTACCTGATGAAGTACCTGCTGAAGAACGGCGGCTACAACTTCGGCTACGACGGCCGCAACACCAGCACCAACTACGACAACGGCTCGGCCGCCAACTGGGGCCTGCCGGGTTCGCCGGCCAACTCGCCCCCGGGCGACCCGACCCTGCCGGGCCAGAACCAGGCCGGTGGCATCTACTACGAGCAGACCACCGACCGCGAGCGTTACGCGCAGTTCGACGCGCTGCGCGACCTGTCGTGGGGCCCGATCAACCAGATCGAAATGGGCGTGAAGTACACCAACCATTTCAACGGCACGCAGTCGCGCGGCAACCGCATCAACACCACCGATCCGGTGTCGTTGACGGACTTCGATCCGGGTTCCACCCCCAGCGGCCTGTACGACGGCCTGCACGCCAGCGGCAACATGACCGACTGGGCCACGGCCAGCCAGAGCAGCGTGGTCAACTACCTGAAGTCGCAGCCGCAGGGCCCGTACACCATCAACTACCCGTCGATCTTCGGCGTGGCGGAGATCACCAAGGACGCCTACCTGCAGCTGGACTTCGAATCCGGCAAGTGGCGCGGTAATGTCGGCGTGCGTTATGTCGACACCAAGGACACTTCCAACTACTACGTGAACAACAACGGCGGCACGTACAGCGCCGTGTCGAACACCACGCACTACTACAAGCCGCTGCCCTCGCTCAACGTCGCTTACGACCTGGACGAGGACAAGGTGCTGCGTGCGTCGATCGCCAAGGTGATCGCCCGCCCGCGTTACGGTGACCTCGCCGGTGCCACGTCGCTCAACGGCGCATCCACGGGCAACTTCACCGCCAGCGCCGGCAACCCGGACCTGAAGCCCTACCAGTCGACCAACTTCGACGTGTCGGCGGAGTGGTATTTCGCCCCGGCCAGCCTGCTCTCGGTCGAAGGCTTCGTGCGCAAGATCGACAGCTATATCGTGACGACCACCAGCGAGCGCTCGCTGACCGATCCGACCACGGGTCAGACCAACCTGTACCAGGTGACCTCCCCGGTCAACGCGTCCAACGCCAAGGTCTCGGGGCTGTCTCTGATCTACCAGCAGGACCTGGGCTACGGCTTCGGCATCCAGACCAACTACACGTACAGCAAGGCCACCACGCAGACCCAGGCCGATGGCGGCAAGCTCAACCTGCCGTACCTGTCCAAGAACACGGTCAACATCATCCCTTACTACGAGCACGGTCCGTGGTCGGCGCGCATCAACTACAGCCGCCGTTCCCCGTATTTCACCCAGGTGGGTCGCCTGAATTCCAACGTGTTCGCCGATGCGTACAAGGAACTGGACCTGAGCGCGTCCTACCAGGTCAACGAATGGATGGGCGTGACGCTGAGCGCGACCAACCTGCTGGATTCGACGTACTACCAGTACGCCGACATCAAGTACGCTCCGATCGGTGAGTACAAGAGCGGCCGTACGTATTCGATGACCCTGAACTTCAAGCTTTAG